The sequence ATATCCAAGGCCATATTTTGTCAGGAAGCCTTTGGGGATTCATGGCGTCGGGACTGTTCAAAAAAGTCCGTCCAGTCCTGTCCTGAGGCTTCTCGAAGGGAAGGCCGCGTATTGCCTGCTACGTCCCGAAGGGCGTCACCGTTGTTTTGCGCGCGGAGCGTGCTGGTACGACGTGAGCACGGAAACATAGCGAGAACGCAGCTGGTGGCTTTTTTCAACAGACCATTTATCGTTCGAGGCCAAGCCAATGAGTCATGAAAGGAAGGCGACGAAGCACGAGGAAGTCCAGGAACCATACCGCAAGGAGAGATGCGGTGAACAATGGTAAGTAGAGACAGAAAAACAGGAGCACACATGTAAATCCCGGAGAAAAGGAGTGGGTGGAAAGCAAGGGAGGCGCGCCCAGGATTCCTGTGGGACGCCGGTTCCACCACATGAAAGCCCCGCTGAAAACCAGGAACAGTAGACCCCCAGCGGTGAACATGCCCAGGAGCACATTGGGCCAGCCAAAGAGTTGTCCTTCATGCGCTGCGACTCCGATGCCAATAGCCTGATCCAAAACGTGACGATCCGTAAAATTTTCTCGTCCCACGATGGCTCCCGTTGAGGGGTCCAGTTGTAATGTGACTCGTTGAGGACGGTTTTGCGTATCGGATTTGGCAGTCCAATACCTTCCGGCTTTTGCGGGTGGGGAAATGTAGACCGGGTGAGGCAGTCGAAGAGCCGCTACGGGAGGGATCAGAATATTGAGTGAAGAATAATCGAATGGGCGGTCAGGGGACAGGGGCAGAGGAGAGGCGGCAGGGCCATGGGAACGATGATCCTCGGAACTCTCCTGGATGGCATCCCGGGAGGTGACTCCGACTGTCCAATCTTGCTGGACCACGGCCGTACCGGTCAGCCGACGGACTTCTTTAAAATATTCCCCCCATACTTTGGCCCATGGTAGTCCGGTAATCAGCAGAAACAGAGTAAAGAAGGCAATCCAGACTCCCGTCACGGCATGACAATCACGCCAGAAGGTACGGGACCCGCGAGTGAGACGAGGGTAGAACACTCCACCAAACCCTCGTTTGTCACGGGGCCACCACAAATATATGCCCGTGATAATCATGATGATCGTCCAGGATGCGGCCAGTTCGACTAAAGCGGAACCCCCGTTTCCCATTAGCAAATCCCCATGAAAGTGGAAAACCCACCGCATCACGCGATCTTCTTCGGGAGTGGTTTTGAGAATGTCGAGGGTTTCCGGATGTAGGTACACGCGAATGCG is a genomic window of Nitrospiraceae bacterium containing:
- a CDS encoding PepSY domain-containing protein, which produces MTSASQNSQATRWPDYRTVWRWHFYAGLFCMPFIVLLSISGTIYLFKPQIDTWLDQPYDHLSLSGSPRSASAQVQAALRAVPGSTFFAYELSKRRENATRIIVTHHGTRIRVYLHPETLDILKTTPEEDRVMRWVFHFHGDLLMGNGGSALVELAASWTIIMIITGIYLWWPRDKRGFGGVFYPRLTRGSRTFWRDCHAVTGVWIAFFTLFLLITGLPWAKVWGEYFKEVRRLTGTAVVQQDWTVGVTSRDAIQESSEDHRSHGPAASPLPLSPDRPFDYSSLNILIPPVAALRLPHPVYISPPAKAGRYWTAKSDTQNRPQRVTLQLDPSTGAIVGRENFTDRHVLDQAIGIGVAAHEGQLFGWPNVLLGMFTAGGLLFLVFSGAFMWWNRRPTGILGAPPLLSTHSFSPGFTCVLLFFCLYLPLFTASLLAVWFLDFLVLRRLPFMTHWLGLER